The following coding sequences are from one Apus apus isolate bApuApu2 chromosome 10, bApuApu2.pri.cur, whole genome shotgun sequence window:
- the NR2E3 gene encoding photoreceptor-specific nuclear receptor, with protein sequence MTASPAGSVVSAGLGDSPTGLSPAPGKALSPVLLCKVCGDTSSGKHYGIYACNGCSGFFKRSVRRKLIYRCQAGTGLCPVDKAHRNQCQACRLKKCLQAGMNKDAVQNERQPRSTAQVRLDSIELDSELPLEHMATTREVPPTSCPAPRGPGATVTPGPRAPTPPTNHRFMASLMTAETCAKLEPEDADETVDVTGSEPERVASEYQVAPYPAASPENIYETSARLLFMAVKWAKNLPVFSNLPFRDQVILLEEAWSELFLLCAIQWSMPLESCPLLAVPEPAPGKLLPTSLDIRALQETLGRFKALAVDPTEFACMKAVVLFKPETRGLKDPEQVENLQDQSQVMLGQHNRSHYPGQPVRFGKLLLLLPALRFISSERVELLFFRRTIGNTPMEKLLCDMFKN encoded by the exons ATGACTGCGTCGCCGGCTGGGTCGGTGGTGAGCGCTGGGCTGGGTGACAGCCCCACGG ggctgagcccGGCGCCCGGCAAGGCGCTGAGCCCCGTGCTGCTGTGCAAGGTGTGTGGGGACACCAGCAGCGGGAAGCACTACGGCATCTACGCCTGCAACGGCTGCAGCGGCTTCTTCAAGCGCAGCGTCCGCAGGAAGCTCATCTacag GTGCCAGGCAGGGACGGGGCTGTGCCCGGTGGACAAGGCTCACCGCAACCAGTGCCAGGCCTGCCGGCTGAAGAAGTGCCTGCAAGCCGGCATGAACAAGGACG CCGTGCAGAACGAGCGCCAGCCCCGCAGCACGGCCCAGGTCCGGCTGGACAGCATCGAGCTGGACTCGGAGCTGCCCCTCGAGCACATGGCCACCACCAGGGAGGTCCCCCCgacctcctgcccagctccccgAGGTCCCGGTGCCACCGTCACCCCGGGGCCCCGAGCACCCACACCACCCACCAACCATCGCTTCATGGCCAGCCTGATGACCGCCGAGACCTGCGCCAAGCTGGAGCCTGAGGACG CTGATGAGACAGTGGATGTGACGGGCAGTGAGCCGGAGCGAGTGGCCAGCGAGTACCAGGTGGCACCATATCCAGCGGCCAGCCCCGAAAACATCTATGAGACCTCGGCCCGTCTCCTCTTCATGGCTGTGAAATGGGCCAAAAACCTGCCTGTCTtctccaacctgcccttccgtgaccag gtgatcctgctgGAGGAGGCATGGAGTGAGCTGTTCCTGCTCTGTGCCATCCAGTGGTCCATGCCCCTGGAGAGCTGCCCGCTGCTGGCTGTTCCCGAGCCAGcccctgggaagctgctgcccaCCAGCCTGGACATCCGGGCTCTGCAGGAGACCCTGGGCCGCTTCAAGGCTTTGGCTGTTGACCCCACCGAGTTTGCCTGCATGAAGGCCGTGGTGCTCTTCAAACCAG AGACCCGTGGCCTGAAGGACCCTGAGCAGGTGGAGAACCTGCAGGACCAGTCGCAGGTGATGCTGGGCCAGCACAACCGTTCTCACTACCCCGGGCAGCCCGTCAG GtttgggaagctgctgctgctcctcccggCGCTGCGCTTCATCTCCTCCGAGCGCGTGGAGCTGCTCTTCTTCCGCCGGACCATTGGTAACACCCCCatggagaagctgctgtgcGACATGTTCAAGAACtga